AATACAGCAGCGGTGGGAGGGTAAATCATTCCATTATCTCAGTTGTGAGCAGATCGCAGTGTGTTATCATGCCTGAGCCCGCCAAGTCTGCCCCGGCGCCCAAGAAGGGCTCCAAGAAAGCCGTGACCAAGACACAGAAGAAGGACGGCAAGAAGCGGAGAAAGAGCAGGAAGGAAAGCTACGCCATTTACGTGTACAAGGTGCTCAAGCAGGTCCACCCTGACACCGGCATCTCGTCCAAGGCCATGGGCATCATGAACtccttcgtcaatgacatcttcgagCGCATCGCAGGGGAAGCCTCCCGCCTGGCTCACTACAACAAGCGCTCCACCATCACCTCCCGGGAGATCCAGACTGCCGTGCGCCTGCTGCTGCCTGGAGAGCTGGCCAAGCACGCCGTGTCCGAGGGCACCAAGGCCGTCACCAAGTACACCAGCGCCAAGTAATGTGCCCCGTCCCTGCAGtaagaacacaaaggctcttctaagAGCCGCCCACCTTGTCTACAACAGAGCTGTGCCTGCTATTGTCTGGCCTCCCGCTAGTCCCCCTGTTCTATGTGCGGCCGCTCTCGTGTCGGTGCAGATGCTGCTTCATACATTATGTGGCTGCCGGACAGGGAGGGACATTGCCGCGTGTGATGAAGCCGGAACACGGATCCTGCGGGCAGATGACCCGTCATAATATCACACTGTCCAGAAGAAACGGAACATTGTACATTAGGAAGCATGGGACATCTGTAAAtaacaatgatgagggtagtagtCAGATTTATAACAGATGCCGGGGAAACTGCTTGACGCCGATAGAGAACAAGCAATCCCACTGGCGAGGACTGGATAAAGggtggttattgtaatacaggcggagcagactctggtgtctcctctgtgccgggtattgcaatacaagtggagcagactctggtgtctcctctgtgccgggtattgtaatacaagtgcagc
The nucleotide sequence above comes from Rhinoderma darwinii isolate aRhiDar2 chromosome 11, aRhiDar2.hap1, whole genome shotgun sequence. Encoded proteins:
- the LOC142663096 gene encoding histone H2B 1.1; protein product: MPEPAKSAPAPKKGSKKAVTKTQKKDGKKRRKSRKESYAIYVYKVLKQVHPDTGISSKAMGIMNSFVNDIFERIAGEASRLAHYNKRSTITSREIQTAVRLLLPGELAKHAVSEGTKAVTKYTSAK